The proteins below come from a single Alkalispirillum mobile genomic window:
- a CDS encoding class I SAM-dependent methyltransferase: MTDKGFEARWRERFTARGAQLDDDAGIAGWTPTGLNSRVRQFQRLWQQTPGQAGRWLDIGCGAGTYTRMLHQQGYAVAGLDYSAPSLHKAQARSPQGIPWLAADIHHLPLADNTADGILCFGVMQALADPAPALAELRRVLKPGGELWVDALNARCLPTALREQRRRRAGRPPHLRYDDPQALRALAQASGLQTVALHWLPLAPGRLSALQPLLEAGISRAALSALAPLGGGLSHSFILRTRAI; encoded by the coding sequence TTGACGGACAAGGGTTTTGAAGCGCGTTGGCGCGAGCGCTTCACCGCGCGCGGCGCACAGCTGGATGACGACGCCGGGATTGCCGGCTGGACGCCCACCGGGCTGAACAGTCGTGTCCGCCAGTTCCAGCGCCTGTGGCAGCAGACACCGGGCCAGGCCGGGCGCTGGCTGGATATCGGCTGTGGCGCCGGCACCTACACCCGCATGCTGCACCAGCAGGGCTATGCCGTGGCCGGGCTGGATTACTCCGCACCGTCGCTGCACAAGGCCCAGGCGCGCAGCCCGCAAGGCATTCCCTGGCTGGCAGCGGACATCCACCACCTGCCACTGGCCGACAACACCGCCGACGGCATCCTCTGTTTCGGGGTCATGCAGGCGCTGGCCGACCCGGCCCCGGCACTGGCGGAGCTGCGCCGGGTGCTGAAGCCCGGCGGCGAGCTCTGGGTCGATGCCCTCAACGCCCGCTGCCTGCCCACGGCCCTGCGGGAACAGCGTCGGCGGCGGGCCGGGCGCCCCCCGCACCTGCGCTACGATGACCCGCAGGCCCTGCGCGCCCTGGCGCAAGCCTCCGGGTTGCAAACGGTCGCGCTGCACTGGCTGCCACTGGCCCCCGGGCGACTGTCGGCGCTGCAACCCCTGCTGGAGGCCGGTATCAGCCGGGCCGCACTCTCGGCGCTGGCACCCTTGGGAGGAGGCCTGAGCCACTCTTTCATCCTGCGCACCCGGGCGATCTGA
- a CDS encoding VanZ family protein: MAPREPWQYSTCVIWAWLSLAGAVYLTLLPFQFGDVTLQQAWETYRNMSLTGPGASGRAQFMANLFMFMPLGFFWAAWLSYGQRGLGVALRAFLAVATLGLLTTATVEFLQVWLPFRHPAGADIAGNFTGAVAGALAWFALREPLGRWARALSRPGPQALQIALAIYAAAYVAAGLVPFDLVLSADELARRLQSASAWGLWTTPDACTAGLRCYAWLTLEVAAAIPVGLLLGYWLMGRGIAPLLAGIPLAVALGAALELLNLLTLSGITEGRSVLLRALGITLGLILCRHGPARPDALLDPLGRRALLIVALATPLYLLLLLGLNHGLGPYHADFARAWAQFGELRLIPFYYHYHVPEIVALRSTALHLAMYLPVGVLAWLWQLRHPLGQRQFYTLAVTAGVLTALAMETGKLFVENARPDPASLVLGGLAAWGAAATLAWLTATSGAIRQRPEADGAPEPPAAPRFALTGESPWHQATAGLLLLFTLALAISWPVAAWALTPALIGYAGLLLWRPQFGLLIIPALIPTLDLGLYTGRLYLSELDLFLAATLAVVLWRWPRRPGRSLLATAIRWPLYLLLASTLISLALTLVPPGRIDLGQLYHYGHQWNGLRVAKGLFGALLLLGLMRITPLPRREQLEHWCLPGVALGLLGALLIILRERITYPGLLDLDSRYRITGFFTDMHVGGPSVETYLVLALGAVLAWGARKRFGAALTLLATLGTGYAIAVTYSRGGYLGLVVVLLLFLALALVAALRRRPPAGEGDHPAPAPGRGHLVAAALAPVLAVAAVAIPFADSFGERRLGQVGQDMEQRISHWQGGLALPGGTAFSPMVGRGLGSFPEAYRIGNPQGVLPANFGFTRNDGESLLRLGQGASLFLNQRVSPPTGTPLQLRARVRSAAPAGLGIYLCEKPVRHSFECRNTTLQLPEGSGWVTLGWSTTTEGMADQAWPFQRGLVLSLSNRGRDGAIIDVAQLSLTDPEGREYLRNGDFARMGQHWYMSTDNLDTWRLENQWLEVYFDQGALGVIAFVWLTLAGMVLLVRRGLRGDVTAMGIAAALAGALTVGLFSTIFFSERITLLFYLLLLLGVAGTARGSKLGPAGATAMHPPGDRERV, from the coding sequence ATGGCCCCGCGTGAGCCGTGGCAGTACAGCACCTGCGTCATCTGGGCCTGGCTGTCGTTGGCCGGCGCCGTCTACCTGACCCTGCTGCCCTTCCAGTTCGGTGACGTCACCCTGCAGCAGGCCTGGGAGACCTACCGCAACATGAGCCTGACCGGCCCCGGAGCATCGGGCCGGGCCCAGTTCATGGCCAACCTCTTCATGTTCATGCCGCTGGGGTTCTTCTGGGCCGCCTGGCTTTCCTACGGGCAGCGCGGGCTGGGGGTGGCCCTGCGCGCCTTCCTGGCCGTGGCCACCCTCGGCCTGCTGACCACCGCCACGGTGGAGTTCCTGCAGGTCTGGCTGCCCTTCCGCCACCCGGCGGGCGCCGATATCGCCGGCAACTTCACCGGCGCGGTGGCCGGTGCACTCGCCTGGTTCGCCCTGCGCGAGCCGCTGGGCCGCTGGGCGCGGGCGCTGTCCCGTCCGGGGCCGCAGGCCTTGCAGATCGCGCTGGCGATTTACGCCGCGGCCTACGTGGCCGCCGGGCTGGTCCCCTTCGACCTGGTGCTCTCCGCGGACGAACTGGCCCGTCGACTGCAGTCGGCCTCTGCCTGGGGGCTCTGGACCACGCCGGATGCCTGCACCGCCGGGCTTCGCTGTTACGCCTGGCTGACCCTCGAGGTGGCGGCCGCCATCCCGGTGGGCCTGCTGTTGGGGTACTGGCTGATGGGCCGGGGCATCGCTCCGTTGCTCGCCGGCATACCGCTGGCCGTCGCGTTGGGTGCCGCGCTGGAACTGCTCAACCTGTTGACCCTCAGCGGCATCACCGAGGGGCGCTCGGTACTGCTGCGCGCCCTGGGCATCACCCTGGGGCTCATCCTCTGCCGGCACGGGCCGGCACGGCCCGATGCGCTACTGGACCCGCTGGGGCGGCGCGCCCTGCTCATTGTGGCCCTCGCCACGCCCCTGTACCTGCTGCTCCTGCTGGGGCTGAACCACGGCCTGGGGCCCTACCACGCCGACTTCGCCCGCGCCTGGGCGCAGTTTGGCGAGCTGCGCCTGATCCCGTTCTATTACCACTACCACGTACCCGAGATCGTTGCCCTGCGCAGCACGGCGCTGCACCTGGCCATGTATCTGCCGGTGGGGGTGCTGGCCTGGCTCTGGCAGCTGCGGCACCCCCTGGGCCAGCGCCAGTTCTACACGCTGGCCGTCACCGCCGGTGTACTCACCGCCCTGGCCATGGAGACGGGCAAGCTGTTCGTGGAAAACGCCCGGCCCGACCCGGCCAGCCTGGTACTGGGCGGACTGGCTGCCTGGGGCGCGGCCGCCACGCTGGCCTGGCTGACCGCCACCAGCGGTGCCATCCGGCAGCGGCCGGAGGCGGACGGCGCGCCGGAACCCCCGGCCGCACCCCGCTTCGCCCTGACCGGGGAAAGCCCCTGGCACCAGGCGACGGCAGGGCTGTTGCTGCTGTTCACGCTGGCACTGGCCATCAGCTGGCCGGTGGCCGCCTGGGCCCTGACCCCGGCCCTGATCGGATACGCCGGGCTGCTGCTCTGGCGGCCGCAATTCGGCCTGCTGATCATCCCGGCGCTCATCCCCACGCTGGACCTGGGCCTGTACACCGGCCGGCTGTACCTCTCGGAGCTCGACCTTTTCCTGGCGGCCACCCTCGCCGTGGTGCTCTGGCGCTGGCCCCGGCGCCCTGGCCGCAGCCTGCTCGCCACCGCCATCCGCTGGCCGCTCTACCTGCTGCTGGCCTCCACCCTGATCAGTCTGGCCCTCACCCTGGTGCCACCAGGCCGGATCGACCTGGGACAGCTCTACCACTACGGCCACCAGTGGAACGGGCTGCGGGTGGCCAAGGGGCTGTTCGGTGCCCTGTTGCTGCTGGGGCTCATGCGCATCACCCCGCTGCCGCGGCGCGAGCAGTTGGAGCACTGGTGCCTGCCCGGCGTGGCGCTCGGGCTGCTCGGTGCGTTGCTCATCATCCTGCGCGAGCGCATCACCTATCCCGGGCTACTGGACCTGGACAGCCGCTACCGGATTACCGGCTTTTTTACCGACATGCACGTGGGCGGCCCCAGCGTGGAGACCTACCTGGTCCTGGCACTGGGGGCAGTGCTGGCCTGGGGGGCGCGCAAGCGCTTTGGGGCAGCGCTCACTCTGCTGGCCACCCTGGGCACCGGTTACGCCATAGCGGTCACCTATTCCCGGGGTGGTTACCTGGGGCTGGTGGTGGTCCTGCTGCTGTTCCTGGCCCTGGCATTGGTAGCCGCGCTGCGGCGCCGCCCACCGGCAGGTGAGGGTGACCACCCCGCCCCGGCCCCGGGGCGCGGTCACCTGGTGGCGGCGGCGCTGGCCCCCGTGCTGGCGGTGGCCGCGGTGGCCATCCCGTTCGCGGACAGTTTTGGCGAACGGCGCCTGGGCCAGGTGGGGCAGGATATGGAGCAACGCATCAGCCACTGGCAGGGCGGCTTGGCGCTGCCCGGTGGTACGGCATTCTCTCCGATGGTCGGCCGGGGGCTGGGCAGCTTCCCCGAGGCCTACCGTATTGGCAATCCGCAGGGCGTGCTACCGGCCAACTTCGGCTTCACCCGCAATGACGGGGAGTCCCTCCTGAGGCTCGGCCAGGGCGCCTCCCTGTTCCTGAATCAGCGGGTCTCGCCGCCCACCGGCACCCCGTTGCAGCTGCGCGCACGCGTACGCAGCGCCGCGCCGGCCGGTCTCGGCATCTACCTCTGCGAAAAGCCGGTGCGCCACTCCTTCGAGTGCCGCAACACCACCCTGCAACTGCCCGAGGGCTCCGGGTGGGTCACCCTCGGCTGGTCGACCACCACCGAGGGCATGGCGGATCAGGCGTGGCCCTTCCAGCGCGGGCTGGTACTGTCGCTGAGCAACCGGGGCCGCGACGGCGCCATTATCGACGTGGCCCAGCTGTCGCTCACCGATCCAGAGGGTCGCGAATACCTGCGCAACGGCGACTTCGCCCGCATGGGCCAGCACTGGTACATGAGTACCGACAACCTGGACACCTGGCGGCTGGAGAACCAGTGGCTGGAGGTCTACTTCGATCAGGGGGCGCTGGGGGTGATCGCCTTCGTTTGGCTGACCCTCGCCGGCATGGTGCTGCTGGTGCGGCGCGGCCTGCGGGGCGACGTGACGGCCATGGGCATCGCCGCCGCACTGGCCGGGGCGTTGACCGTGGGGCTGTTCAGCACCATCTTCTTCTCGGAGCGGATCACGTTGCTTTTCTATCTGCTCCTTCTGCTCGGGGTTGCCGGAACCGCGCGCGGGTCTAAGCTTGGTCCGGCGGGGGCAACAGCCATGCACCCACCAGGTGACAGGGAGAGGGTTTGA